In the genome of Pseudomonas bubulae, one region contains:
- the argE gene encoding acetylornithine deacetylase, which produces MPLPSMKEQFAALIAVPSVSCTQPTLDQSNRGVIDLLASWLGDLGFNCDIQQVSPGKFNLLASFGSGPGGLVLAGHSDTVPYDEALWQTDPLKLTEVDNRWVGLGSCDMKGFFALVIEAVRPLLDQPFKQPLLILATCDEETSMAGARALVEAGRPLGRAAVIGEPTGLKPIRMHKGVMMERIEILGQSGHSSDPSLGHSALEAMHDAISELKGLRQQWLNEYRNPQFSVPQPTLNFGCIHGGDNPNRICGQCSLEFDLRPLPGMDPNALRAIIRSKLQPLAERHQVKIDFAPIAAGVPPFEQDADAELVRVAERLTGHRAQAVAFGTEAPYLQQLGCETLVLGPGDIACAHQPGEYLEMSRLQPTVRLLTQLIEHYCLK; this is translated from the coding sequence ATGCCCTTACCTTCCATGAAAGAGCAGTTCGCTGCCTTGATCGCCGTACCGTCGGTCAGTTGCACCCAGCCGACACTGGATCAGTCCAACCGCGGGGTGATCGATTTGCTGGCCAGCTGGCTTGGCGATTTGGGTTTCAACTGCGATATCCAGCAGGTCAGCCCCGGCAAATTCAATTTGCTCGCCAGTTTTGGCAGTGGCCCCGGCGGGCTGGTGCTGGCCGGGCACAGCGACACCGTGCCCTACGATGAAGCGCTGTGGCAGACCGATCCGCTCAAGCTGACAGAGGTGGATAACCGCTGGGTTGGCCTTGGCAGTTGCGATATGAAGGGCTTTTTTGCGCTGGTGATCGAAGCAGTGCGGCCTTTGCTCGATCAGCCCTTCAAGCAGCCACTGCTGATTCTGGCCACCTGTGACGAAGAAACTTCGATGGCCGGGGCCAGGGCGCTGGTCGAAGCTGGTCGCCCGCTGGGCCGTGCTGCGGTGATTGGTGAACCGACCGGGCTCAAGCCGATCCGCATGCACAAGGGCGTGATGATGGAGCGCATCGAGATCCTCGGGCAGAGCGGTCACTCATCCGACCCAAGCCTGGGCCACAGCGCGCTGGAGGCCATGCACGACGCGATCAGCGAACTTAAGGGGTTGCGTCAGCAGTGGCTCAATGAGTACCGCAATCCGCAGTTCAGCGTGCCGCAACCGACCCTTAACTTTGGCTGTATCCATGGCGGCGACAACCCCAACCGGATTTGCGGGCAGTGTTCCCTGGAATTCGACCTGCGCCCGCTGCCGGGCATGGACCCGAATGCGCTGCGGGCCATTATCCGCAGCAAGCTGCAACCCCTGGCCGAGCGTCATCAGGTGAAGATCGATTTCGCGCCCATTGCCGCCGGAGTGCCGCCCTTCGAGCAGGATGCCGATGCCGAGTTGGTGCGCGTGGCTGAGCGCCTCACCGGGCATCGTGCGCAAGCAGTAGCGTTTGGCACCGAAGCGCCTTATCTTCAGCAGCTTGGTTGCGAAACGCTGGTATTGGGCCCGGGTGACATCGCCTGTGCGCATCAACCAGGGGAATACCTGGAAATGTCACGTTTGCAGCCGACAGTACGTCTACTGACTCAATTGATCGAACACTATTGTCTGAAATAG
- a CDS encoding inorganic triphosphatase has translation MQKETEIKLRVSRETLAALREHPLLKKRNKSGWESRELLNQYFDTPERDLAKAKVALRLRRDGEDVIQTLKTRGESVAGLSVRNEYDWNLPKAKLDIKKLDGECWPQELAELDKKTLKPIFTTDFVRERAEISWGRGKAKVVIEAALDLGHVIAGKQKEEICELELELREGEPSALLELAAELAEKLALMPCDISKAERGYRLFDANSYAVTLPAPVLAPETPLDDAFAALAWHLLGNSQRLAEQYRFNGHWRLLQDWVQQLIDLRALVSSLGQAAPRQSTSALRAALDALLEDWRPLVQIGQDDEDVRKAAPEQFLEELEDPRWGQFSLNTSRWLMERSWTVDRGTTRGNRQGAAQLQSWLPRLLSDEAIALRLNRYQQQPEDLAEQLPRIERIQAWLRLARNVLEIPELDRLYGEMNKLQELANLPISEDAESNDELLNARKQQAIAVYQNRAWKTLLRA, from the coding sequence ATGCAAAAAGAAACCGAAATCAAACTGCGCGTCAGCCGCGAAACCCTCGCCGCCTTGCGCGAGCACCCTTTGCTGAAAAAGCGCAACAAAAGTGGCTGGGAAAGCCGTGAGTTGTTGAACCAGTACTTCGATACACCTGAGCGCGACCTGGCCAAGGCCAAGGTTGCCCTGCGCCTGCGCCGTGATGGCGAAGACGTGATCCAGACCCTCAAGACCCGCGGCGAAAGCGTTGCTGGCCTGTCCGTACGCAACGAGTACGACTGGAACCTGCCCAAAGCCAAGCTCGATATCAAGAAGCTCGACGGCGAATGCTGGCCACAAGAGCTGGCCGAGCTGGACAAAAAAACTCTCAAGCCCATTTTCACCACGGATTTCGTACGCGAACGTGCTGAAATTTCCTGGGGCCGTGGCAAAGCCAAAGTGGTCATCGAAGCCGCTCTGGACCTGGGCCATGTGATTGCCGGCAAGCAGAAGGAAGAAATCTGCGAGCTGGAGCTCGAACTGCGCGAAGGCGAGCCGTCTGCCCTGCTGGAACTGGCCGCCGAACTGGCCGAGAAGCTGGCCCTGATGCCGTGTGATATCAGCAAGGCCGAGCGCGGCTATCGCCTGTTCGACGCCAACAGCTACGCCGTCACCCTGCCAGCCCCGGTGCTGGCGCCAGAAACACCCCTGGACGATGCCTTCGCCGCCCTGGCCTGGCACTTGCTGGGCAATAGCCAGCGCCTGGCCGAGCAGTATCGCTTCAATGGCCACTGGCGTTTGCTGCAAGACTGGGTTCAGCAATTGATCGACCTGCGTGCACTGGTCAGCAGCCTGGGTCAAGCCGCACCACGTCAGTCCACCAGCGCCTTGCGCGCTGCGCTGGACGCCCTGCTGGAAGACTGGCGCCCGCTGGTGCAGATCGGTCAGGACGACGAAGATGTGCGCAAAGCCGCACCGGAGCAGTTCCTCGAGGAACTGGAAGACCCGCGCTGGGGCCAGTTCTCCCTGAACACTTCGCGCTGGTTGATGGAGCGCAGCTGGACTGTGGACCGTGGCACCACCCGGGGCAACCGCCAGGGCGCTGCGCAGCTGCAAAGCTGGTTGCCACGGTTGTTGTCGGACGAAGCGATTGCCTTGCGTCTGAACCGCTACCAGCAGCAACCCGAAGACCTGGCCGAGCAACTGCCGCGCATCGAGCGTATTCAGGCCTGGCTGCGTCTGGCGCGTAACGTGCTGGAAATCCCGGAACTGGACCGTCTGTACGGCGAGATGAACAAGCTGCAGGAACTGGCCAACCTGCCGATTTCTGAAGACGCCGAGAGCAACGACGAACTGCTCAACGCCCGCAAGCAGCAAGCCATCGCCGTGTACCAGAACCGCGCCTGGAAGACCCTGCTGCGCGCTTAA
- a CDS encoding lipocalin family protein, giving the protein MKRLLVSLGAALLLGGCASSSSDSLAPNTVSSVDLKRYQGTWYELARLPMFFQRNCAQSEAHYSLKPDGDVAVLNRCRTAEGKWEEARGTATPQVEGKTDKLWVEFDNWVSTLLPGVTKGDYWVLYLGDNYSTALVGNPDRKYLWLLSRKPQVDQQTRDELLSKAQQQGYDTTRLIWRTPDADMPKGTK; this is encoded by the coding sequence ATGAAACGTCTTTTAGTCAGTCTCGGGGCTGCGCTGTTATTGGGCGGGTGTGCAAGTTCCAGCAGCGATTCGCTGGCGCCCAACACCGTCTCCAGTGTCGACCTCAAGCGCTATCAGGGCACCTGGTATGAATTGGCGCGGTTGCCGATGTTCTTTCAGCGCAATTGCGCGCAGTCCGAAGCCCATTACAGCTTGAAGCCCGATGGGGACGTGGCGGTGTTGAACCGTTGCCGCACCGCAGAGGGCAAGTGGGAGGAGGCCAGGGGCACGGCAACGCCGCAAGTGGAGGGCAAGACCGACAAGCTGTGGGTCGAGTTCGACAATTGGGTATCGACCCTTTTGCCGGGTGTGACCAAGGGCGATTACTGGGTGTTGTACCTGGGCGACAACTACAGCACGGCGCTGGTAGGCAATCCCGATCGTAAATACTTGTGGTTGCTGTCGCGTAAACCGCAGGTTGATCAGCAAACCCGTGATGAGTTGCTCAGCAAGGCCCAGCAGCAGGGCTATGACACCACACGCTTGATCTGGCGCACGCCAGATGCGGACATGCCCAAGGGCACGAAGTAA
- the bamE gene encoding outer membrane protein assembly factor BamE, which produces MKLRSLALLSFCVLLAACSKINQQNYSKLSTGMTKAEVEQLLGTPTDCSGALGMSSCTWGDQKSFISVQYAGDKVLIFSGQGLK; this is translated from the coding sequence ATGAAGTTGCGTTCTCTGGCGTTGTTGTCGTTCTGTGTCTTGCTGGCCGCGTGCAGCAAAATCAATCAGCAAAACTACTCGAAACTGTCGACCGGCATGACCAAGGCCGAAGTCGAGCAGTTGCTGGGCACCCCGACCGATTGCTCCGGCGCGCTGGGCATGTCGAGCTGCACCTGGGGCGATCAGAAGAGCTTTATCAGCGTGCAGTACGCAGGCGACAAAGTGCTGATTTTCTCTGGCCAGGGTTTGAAGTAA
- a CDS encoding class 1 fructose-bisphosphatase: MSRVTLSRYLIEQTRSNNTPADLRFLIEVVARACKEISHAVSKGALGGVLGSMGTENVQGEVQKKLDVISNEILLEANEWGGHLAGMASEEMDNAYQIPGKYPKGAYLLVFDPLDGSSNIDINAPVGTIFSVLRCPNEYLTQNEPLNEKAFLQPGTQQVAAGYAIYGPQTMLVLTLGDGVKGFTLDREMGSFVLTHEDITIPDATQEFAINMSNQRHWEAPVQRYVDELLAGEEGPLKKNFNMRWIAAMVADVHRILTRGGLFMYPRDSREPSKPGKLRLMYEANPMSFLVEQAGGASTDGHQRILDIQPEGLHQRVAVYLGSKEEVARITAYHKA, translated from the coding sequence ATGTCCCGCGTTACCCTGAGTCGCTATTTGATCGAGCAGACCCGCAGCAACAACACGCCTGCTGATTTGCGTTTCCTCATCGAAGTGGTGGCGCGTGCTTGCAAAGAGATCAGCCACGCCGTATCCAAAGGCGCCCTGGGTGGTGTTCTGGGCAGCATGGGCACCGAAAACGTGCAAGGTGAAGTGCAGAAGAAGCTCGATGTGATCTCCAACGAGATCCTGCTTGAAGCCAACGAATGGGGCGGTCACCTGGCCGGCATGGCGTCCGAAGAAATGGACAATGCCTACCAGATCCCGGGCAAATACCCGAAAGGCGCGTACCTGCTGGTATTCGACCCGCTGGACGGCTCGTCGAACATCGACATCAACGCACCAGTTGGCACTATCTTCTCGGTACTGCGTTGCCCGAACGAATACCTGACCCAGAACGAACCTTTGAATGAAAAGGCCTTCCTGCAGCCAGGCACTCAGCAAGTCGCTGCCGGTTACGCCATCTACGGCCCGCAGACCATGCTGGTTCTGACCCTGGGCGACGGCGTCAAAGGCTTTACCCTGGACCGCGAAATGGGCAGCTTCGTACTGACCCACGAAGACATCACCATTCCTGACGCTACCCAGGAATTTGCCATCAACATGTCCAACCAGCGTCACTGGGAAGCCCCGGTACAGCGCTACGTTGACGAACTGCTGGCAGGTGAAGAAGGTCCGTTGAAAAAGAATTTCAACATGCGCTGGATTGCCGCCATGGTTGCCGACGTGCACCGTATCCTGACCCGCGGTGGTCTGTTCATGTACCCGCGCGACAGCCGTGAGCCGTCCAAGCCGGGCAAATTGCGTTTGATGTACGAAGCCAACCCGATGTCGTTCCTGGTGGAACAGGCTGGCGGCGCATCGACTGATGGCCATCAGCGCATTCTCGACATCCAGCCAGAAGGCCTGCACCAGCGTGTAGCCGTGTACCTGGGCTCGAAAGAAGAAGTCGCACGCATCACCGCTTACCACAAAGCGTAA
- a CDS encoding glycogen/starch/alpha-glucan phosphorylase encodes MPQEPLVRDAQVAAFRAAVVAKLTYAVGKDPEHAFDHDWFEAIALAARDHMVEHWMDSTRQIYRKDQKRVYYLSLEFLIGRLLYDSLSNLGLLEVAREALGELGVDLERIRVLEPDAALGNGGLGRLAACFMESMSTLGIAAHGYGIRYEHGLFRQSIVDGWQQEQTENWLDFGNPWEFERAEVLYSVGFGGSVETKQDEQGQLRQIWWPGETVRAIAYDTPVVGWRGASVNTLRLWRARALHDLNLGRFNAGDHLGAVAEVVRAESISRVLYPADSNEAGQELRLRQEFFFVSASLQDLLRRHLHVHETLLNLAEHVSIQLNDTHPSIAVAELMRILVDEHGIEWHAAWQVTVDTLSYTNHTLLPEALETWPVGLMERLLPRHMQIIYLINAHHIDALRAKGIHDFDVLRAVSLIEEDHGRRVRMGNLAFLGSHSVNGVSGLHTQLMRSTVFAELHKLYPERINNKTNGVTFRRWLFQANPPLTAMLVDVLGPDVLDETEHKLIRLEPFAERSDFRKRFAEQRLQSKCTLAALIYERLGVVVNPEALFDVQVKRIHEYKRQLLNLMHTVALYQAIRAEPGNQWVPRVKIFAGKSAASYEQAKLIIKLANDIARTVNNDPTVRGLLKVVFIPNYNVSLAESIIPAADLSEQISTAGYEASGTSNMKFGLNGALTIGTMDGANVEMCERVGADNMFIFGLSSQQVEARKRNGEFHAAPDVAASHRLNDVLQAIRGGVFSHDDPARYTGLVDSLIEYDRFLVCADFDAYWDAQMRVEHLWHDREEWWRKSVLNTARMGWFSSDRTIREYATEIWKAL; translated from the coding sequence ATGCCCCAAGAACCGCTTGTTCGTGACGCACAGGTGGCGGCTTTCCGTGCCGCTGTAGTAGCCAAGCTGACTTACGCGGTGGGTAAGGACCCGGAACACGCGTTTGACCATGACTGGTTTGAGGCCATAGCCCTGGCCGCCCGCGACCATATGGTCGAGCACTGGATGGACAGCACCCGGCAGATTTATCGCAAGGACCAGAAACGGGTGTACTACCTGTCGCTGGAGTTTCTGATCGGTCGCCTGCTGTACGACAGCCTGAGCAACCTGGGGTTGCTGGAGGTGGCGCGTGAGGCACTGGGCGAGCTAGGCGTGGATCTGGAGCGCATCCGTGTCCTGGAGCCGGACGCGGCCCTTGGTAATGGTGGCCTGGGTCGGCTGGCGGCGTGCTTTATGGAAAGCATGTCGACCCTGGGCATTGCCGCCCACGGCTATGGCATCCGCTATGAGCACGGGCTGTTTCGCCAGAGCATTGTCGATGGCTGGCAGCAGGAACAAACCGAGAACTGGCTGGATTTCGGCAACCCGTGGGAGTTCGAGCGTGCTGAAGTGCTGTACTCGGTGGGTTTTGGCGGTTCGGTTGAAACCAAACAGGATGAACAAGGCCAGCTGCGGCAGATCTGGTGGCCGGGCGAGACGGTGCGGGCTATTGCCTATGACACGCCTGTTGTGGGCTGGCGCGGGGCCAGCGTCAACACCCTGCGTCTGTGGCGGGCGAGGGCCCTGCACGATCTGAACCTGGGCCGCTTCAACGCAGGCGATCATTTGGGGGCGGTGGCCGAAGTGGTACGGGCCGAGAGCATCTCCCGCGTGCTGTACCCGGCTGACAGCAACGAGGCTGGCCAGGAGCTGCGTCTGCGCCAGGAATTCTTCTTTGTCTCGGCCTCGTTGCAAGACCTGCTGCGCCGCCATCTGCACGTCCATGAGACGCTGCTGAACCTGGCCGAGCATGTGTCGATCCAGCTCAACGACACCCACCCCTCGATCGCCGTGGCCGAGCTGATGCGTATCCTGGTTGATGAGCACGGCATTGAATGGCATGCGGCGTGGCAGGTCACCGTCGACACCTTGTCCTATACCAACCACACGTTGCTTCCGGAAGCGCTGGAAACCTGGCCTGTGGGCTTGATGGAGCGGCTGTTGCCGCGCCATATGCAGATCATCTACCTGATTAACGCACACCATATCGATGCGCTGCGGGCCAAGGGCATTCATGATTTTGACGTGTTGCGTGCCGTTTCGCTGATCGAGGAAGACCACGGCCGCCGGGTACGCATGGGCAACCTGGCATTTCTCGGTTCCCACAGCGTCAATGGCGTTTCCGGGCTGCATACGCAATTGATGCGCAGCACCGTGTTCGCCGAGTTGCACAAGCTCTACCCGGAGCGCATCAACAACAAAACCAACGGCGTGACCTTCCGCCGCTGGCTGTTCCAGGCCAACCCGCCATTGACCGCCATGCTGGTGGATGTGCTGGGCCCGGATGTGCTTGATGAAACCGAACACAAACTGATCAGGCTGGAGCCTTTTGCCGAGCGCTCCGATTTTCGCAAACGCTTCGCCGAACAGCGCCTGCAAAGCAAATGCACCCTGGCGGCGCTGATTTATGAGCGCCTGGGGGTCGTGGTCAACCCTGAAGCCCTGTTCGATGTGCAGGTCAAACGGATTCACGAGTACAAGCGCCAACTGCTCAACCTGATGCACACCGTAGCGCTGTATCAGGCCATTCGGGCCGAGCCGGGCAACCAATGGGTGCCACGGGTGAAGATTTTTGCCGGCAAGTCGGCGGCCAGTTATGAACAGGCCAAACTCATCATCAAACTGGCCAATGACATCGCCCGTACCGTCAACAACGATCCCACCGTACGCGGTCTGCTCAAGGTGGTGTTTATCCCCAACTACAACGTCAGCCTGGCCGAAAGCATCATTCCGGCGGCTGACTTGTCCGAACAGATCTCCACGGCAGGCTACGAAGCGTCGGGCACCAGCAACATGAAGTTCGGCCTTAACGGCGCGCTGACCATTGGCACAATGGATGGCGCCAACGTCGAAATGTGCGAGCGGGTGGGTGCCGACAATATGTTTATCTTTGGTCTGAGCTCGCAGCAGGTCGAAGCGCGCAAGCGCAATGGCGAGTTCCATGCAGCACCGGATGTCGCGGCCTCACACAGGCTCAATGACGTGTTGCAGGCGATTCGTGGCGGGGTGTTCTCCCACGACGACCCTGCGCGATACACCGGCCTGGTGGATTCGCTGATCGAATATGACCGGTTCCTGGTGTGTGCCGACTTCGATGCCTACTGGGATGCCCAGATGCGCGTGGAGCACCTGTGGCACGACAGGGAAGAGTGGTGGCGCAAATCCGTGTTGAACACGGCACGCATGGGCTGGTTCTCATCGGACCGGACCATTCGCGAATACGCGACCGAGATCTGGAAAGCGTTGTAG
- a CDS encoding YkgJ family cysteine cluster protein — MMKSNLIAAAEIDRLDTWAKYSAPMCGSCISSCCTLPVEVKIKDLIRIGIVDEFEMGDPPKNIAKRLQKEGIVERFNQKSGIFTLQRMSNNDCLYLDRKSRMCTIYEIRPDTCRNHPRIGPRPGYCAYVPKAVERKNSSVKLMDF, encoded by the coding sequence CTGATGAAGTCCAACCTGATCGCCGCCGCGGAAATCGACCGTCTCGATACCTGGGCCAAATACTCCGCGCCCATGTGCGGCTCCTGCATTTCCAGCTGCTGCACCTTGCCGGTCGAGGTCAAAATCAAAGACCTGATCCGCATCGGCATCGTTGACGAGTTCGAGATGGGCGACCCGCCGAAGAACATCGCCAAGCGCCTGCAAAAGGAAGGGATCGTTGAGCGCTTCAACCAGAAGTCCGGGATTTTCACCCTGCAGCGCATGAGCAATAACGACTGCCTGTACCTGGACCGCAAATCGCGCATGTGCACGATTTATGAGATTCGCCCGGATACCTGCCGCAACCATCCGCGGATTGGCCCGCGCCCAGGTTACTGCGCGTATGTGCCCAAGGCCGTTGAGCGCAAGAACAGCAGCGTCAAGCTGATGGATTTTTAA
- the typA gene encoding translational GTPase TypA translates to MIENLRNIAIIAHVDHGKTTLVDKLLRQSGTLERNELNDERVMDSNDQEKERGITILAKNTAINWNGYHINIVDTPGHADFGGEVERVMSMVDSVLLLVDAQDGPMPQTRFVTKKAFEAGLRPIVVINKVDRPGARPDWVLDQIFDLFDNLGATEEQLDFKVVYASALNGIAGLDHTDMAEDMTPLYQSIVDNVPAPAVDRDGPFQMQISALDYNSFLGIIGVGRIARGRVKPNTPVVAIDADGKRRNGRILKLMGHHGLHRVDVEEASAGDIVCISGMDSLFISDTLCDPMNVEAMKPLTVDEPTVSMTFQVNDSPFCGKEGKFVTSRNIKERLDKELLYNVALRVEEGDSADKFKVSGRGELHLSVLIETMRREGFEMGVGRPEVIIRLVDGVKHEPFENVTIDLPEESQGKVMEEMGLRKGDLTNMVPDGKGRVRLEYNIPARGLIGFRNQFLTLTNGAGILTSIFDRYDVMKSGHMSGRQNGVLVSVETGKALTYSLETLQARGKLFVEHGQEIYNGQIVGLNSRDTDMGVNPTKGKKLDNMRASGKDETIALVPPVRFTLEQALEFIQDDELCEVTPKSIRLRKKILDEGERTRAAKKAKN, encoded by the coding sequence GTGATCGAAAATCTACGTAACATCGCCATCATTGCTCACGTTGACCACGGTAAAACCACCCTGGTAGACAAACTCTTGCGTCAATCCGGCACCCTGGAGCGCAACGAGCTTAACGACGAACGCGTAATGGACTCCAACGACCAGGAGAAAGAGCGCGGTATTACCATTCTGGCGAAAAACACCGCCATCAACTGGAACGGCTACCACATCAACATCGTGGATACCCCGGGCCACGCCGACTTCGGCGGCGAAGTTGAACGCGTAATGTCGATGGTTGACTCCGTTCTGCTGCTGGTTGACGCTCAAGACGGCCCTATGCCGCAAACCCGTTTCGTGACCAAGAAGGCTTTCGAAGCCGGCCTGCGTCCAATCGTGGTCATCAACAAGGTTGACCGTCCGGGCGCACGTCCGGACTGGGTTCTGGACCAGATCTTCGATCTGTTCGACAACCTGGGTGCTACCGAAGAACAGCTGGACTTCAAAGTGGTTTACGCCTCTGCCCTGAACGGTATTGCTGGTCTTGACCACACCGACATGGCTGAAGACATGACCCCGCTGTACCAGTCGATCGTCGACAACGTACCAGCACCAGCCGTAGACCGTGACGGTCCGTTCCAGATGCAAATCTCGGCACTGGACTACAACAGCTTCCTGGGCATTATCGGTGTTGGCCGTATCGCTCGTGGTCGCGTCAAGCCGAACACCCCGGTTGTTGCCATCGACGCTGACGGCAAGCGCCGCAACGGTCGTATCCTGAAGCTGATGGGTCACCACGGTCTGCACCGTGTAGACGTTGAAGAAGCTTCGGCAGGCGACATCGTTTGCATCAGCGGTATGGATTCGCTGTTCATCTCCGACACCCTGTGTGATCCGATGAACGTTGAAGCGATGAAGCCGTTGACCGTTGACGAGCCAACCGTTTCCATGACCTTCCAGGTAAACGACTCGCCTTTCTGCGGTAAAGAAGGCAAGTTCGTGACTTCCCGTAACATCAAGGAACGTCTGGACAAAGAGCTGCTGTACAACGTTGCTCTGCGCGTTGAAGAAGGCGACTCGGCTGACAAATTCAAAGTATCGGGCCGTGGCGAGCTGCACTTGTCCGTACTGATCGAAACCATGCGTCGTGAAGGCTTCGAAATGGGCGTTGGTCGTCCAGAAGTGATCATCCGCCTGGTTGACGGCGTCAAGCACGAACCGTTCGAAAACGTCACCATCGACCTGCCTGAAGAATCTCAGGGCAAGGTGATGGAAGAGATGGGTCTGCGTAAGGGCGACCTGACCAACATGGTGCCGGATGGCAAAGGCCGTGTGCGTCTGGAATACAACATCCCTGCTCGTGGTCTGATCGGTTTCCGTAACCAGTTCCTGACCCTGACCAACGGTGCTGGCATCCTGACCTCGATCTTCGACCGTTACGACGTGATGAAGTCGGGCCACATGTCCGGCCGTCAGAACGGCGTTCTGGTATCGGTTGAAACTGGCAAGGCGCTGACCTACTCCCTGGAAACCCTGCAGGCGCGTGGCAAGCTGTTCGTTGAGCACGGTCAAGAGATCTACAACGGTCAGATCGTTGGTCTGAACAGCCGTGACACCGACATGGGCGTTAACCCTACCAAGGGCAAGAAGCTCGACAACATGCGTGCTTCGGGTAAAGACGAAACCATCGCTCTGGTTCCACCTGTTCGCTTCACTCTGGAACAGGCTCTGGAATTCATCCAGGACGACGAGCTGTGCGAAGTGACTCCTAAGTCCATCCGTCTTCGTAAGAAGATCCTGGACGAAGGCGAGCGTACCCGCGCTGCTAAAAAGGCCAAAAACTAA